From the Photobacterium sp. GJ3 genome, one window contains:
- a CDS encoding class I SAM-dependent methyltransferase: MATIDWQSYLHPSALQPPRTHLVEAHQLLDDQLRGKVAVDCGCGQGRDTFFLLENQYRVYAFDSHLESLRQLSTHPLAASNPLLDLQHCTFSEYRFPKAHLVNASASLFFCPRQDFYAVWQKMVQCLYPGGLFCGHFLGMNHDETDYSDKVMTHSKPELERLFSQFYVVSWQQRHEISARLTGEKRQWHIHTLIAMKK; the protein is encoded by the coding sequence ATGGCCACCATTGACTGGCAATCTTATCTTCATCCATCTGCCTTGCAGCCCCCTCGCACGCATCTCGTTGAGGCACACCAGTTACTCGACGATCAACTTCGGGGCAAAGTGGCCGTTGACTGTGGATGCGGCCAGGGCCGCGATACCTTCTTTTTATTGGAAAACCAATACCGGGTCTATGCGTTCGACAGCCATCTGGAAAGCCTGAGACAACTGTCAACGCATCCGCTGGCTGCATCCAATCCGTTACTCGATCTTCAGCATTGTACATTCAGCGAGTACCGCTTCCCCAAAGCTCATCTGGTGAATGCCAGTGCTTCCTTATTCTTTTGTCCGCGGCAGGACTTTTACGCCGTCTGGCAAAAAATGGTGCAATGCCTTTATCCGGGCGGGCTGTTCTGTGGCCACTTTCTGGGCATGAACCATGATGAAACCGACTATTCCGATAAAGTCATGACCCACAGCAAGCCAGAACTTGAGCGGCTCTTCAGTCAGTTCTATGTGGTGTCCTGGCAGCAAAGGCACGAAATTTCGGCCCGGCTCACCGGTGAAAAGCGCCAGTGGCACATCCACACCCTGATCGCGATGAAAAAGTAA
- a CDS encoding DUF2750 domain-containing protein has protein sequence MTKLTADVQKNADLFFTESKETQVVYGLCNEEGDWLSVDSSEFEESEVMPFWSNEADATYHCVEEWAEFQATALPLDVFAEDWMVTLAEDGVLVGLNWNDRLEGVEMEPQDVAKQYL, from the coding sequence ATGACGAAATTAACTGCAGACGTACAGAAGAATGCTGATTTGTTCTTCACCGAATCGAAAGAGACGCAAGTCGTGTATGGCCTGTGTAATGAAGAAGGGGATTGGTTGTCGGTTGATTCCAGCGAGTTTGAAGAATCTGAAGTGATGCCATTTTGGTCGAATGAAGCCGATGCAACTTACCATTGTGTCGAAGAGTGGGCGGAGTTCCAGGCGACAGCGCTGCCGCTGGATGTTTTTGCGGAAGACTGGATGGTCACTCTGGCTGAAGACGGTGTGTTGGTTGGTCTGAACTGGAATGATCGTCTGGAAGGGGTCGAGATGGAACCCCAGGATGTTGCGAAGCAATATCTGTAA
- a CDS encoding carboxymuconolactone decarboxylase family protein: MADEKRYQQGLAKLSELDPNAAEHLKASFQSICPELADFIIAFPFGEVLSRDGLDFQTRELATISALTAMGNCQPQLASHIQGALRIGCKPQQIVEVILQMAVYAGFPAAINGMTTAKQAFEAEGILPPETA; the protein is encoded by the coding sequence ATGGCAGACGAAAAACGATATCAACAAGGACTGGCGAAACTCAGCGAGCTGGATCCGAATGCAGCAGAACATCTGAAAGCCAGCTTTCAGTCGATTTGCCCTGAGCTGGCCGATTTCATCATCGCCTTTCCTTTTGGTGAGGTGCTTTCCCGTGATGGGCTGGATTTTCAGACCCGCGAACTGGCGACCATTTCAGCGTTGACGGCGATGGGCAATTGTCAGCCACAATTGGCCAGCCATATTCAGGGTGCGTTACGGATTGGCTGCAAGCCGCAACAGATTGTGGAAGTGATTTTACAAATGGCTGTCTATGCAGGCTTTCCGGCAGCCATCAATGGCATGACGACTGCAAAACAAGCCTTCGAAGCGGAAGGTATTTTGCCGCCTGAA